One Syntrophaceae bacterium DNA window includes the following coding sequences:
- a CDS encoding ABC transporter substrate-binding protein yields the protein MVIAFLWLATLPSAFAGSPRRVTFLPQWFPQAQFAGHFVAMEKGFYRNRGINLVLLRGGPGASPEEAFRKGKADFATLFLAEGIRLRNGGLKLVHVAQIVQRSGVLLVARKSGGILNPADFEGKTVSVWEHSRAQQLAFFRRYNVHPDIVPQTFTPNLFLRGGVDAASAMVYNEYHTMLNAGLNEEELSVFAMADHGLNFPEDGIWCREELCLRSPEVCRSFAAATLEGWSYAFEHPEEALDIVMKYVEEAKINSSRTHQRWMLARMKDLIRPAGLNRPPGRLDRVDYDRVAQALADAGIIRSIPSYGDVHVQDPGEE from the coding sequence GTGGTGATTGCATTCCTCTGGCTTGCCACGCTTCCTTCCGCCTTCGCAGGATCCCCCCGGCGGGTCACATTCCTGCCCCAATGGTTTCCCCAGGCCCAGTTTGCCGGACATTTCGTGGCGATGGAAAAGGGCTTCTACCGCAACCGTGGAATCAACCTGGTTCTGCTGCGCGGAGGTCCCGGGGCGTCCCCTGAAGAGGCGTTCCGCAAGGGAAAGGCGGACTTTGCGACACTTTTCCTGGCCGAGGGGATTCGACTGCGTAACGGGGGGCTGAAGCTGGTCCATGTTGCCCAGATTGTGCAGCGCTCGGGGGTTCTGCTGGTGGCCAGAAAGTCCGGCGGGATCCTCAATCCTGCGGACTTTGAAGGGAAAACCGTCAGCGTGTGGGAGCATTCCCGGGCTCAGCAACTGGCCTTCTTCCGAAGATACAATGTTCATCCGGACATTGTGCCGCAGACCTTCACGCCGAACCTGTTCCTGCGGGGCGGCGTCGATGCCGCTTCCGCCATGGTCTATAACGAGTACCATACCATGCTCAATGCAGGCCTCAATGAGGAAGAACTCTCGGTTTTTGCCATGGCCGATCACGGGTTAAACTTTCCCGAGGACGGAATCTGGTGTCGGGAAGAGCTCTGCCTTCGCAGCCCGGAGGTATGCCGGTCCTTCGCCGCGGCGACCCTGGAAGGGTGGTCGTATGCCTTCGAACACCCCGAAGAGGCGCTGGACATCGTCATGAAATACGTGGAGGAGGCGAAGATCAACAGCAGCAGGACCCACCAGCGCTGGATGCTCGCCCGGATGAAAGATCTTATCCGGCCGGCCGGCCTCAACCGCCCGCCCGGGCGTCTTGACCGGGTGGACTATGACCGGGTGGCGCAAGCTCTCGCCGATGCCGGAATCATCCGATCCATTCCCAGTTACGGAGACGTACATGTCCAGGATCCCGGGGAAGAATAG